The Balneolaceae bacterium DNA segment AGGTGACGGCTGTGACCACGGAGGAGCCCGATAGGAAGAGTCCAATAGCAAGGGAGGAGAGCCCGAACCGCTCGTCGAGCAGGATGGGCAGGAAGGTAAGGTAGCCCCCGTAGAGCATGATGAAGGTAAGAAAGTTGGCCGAGAAGAGTCCCAGTACCTTTGTCGACTGCAGGCTGCGCCATACCTCTGACAGGTAGTCTCCCATCCGTTCCCCGTTGCTCGGCTCGGGATTGTCCAGGTAGCGGAGCACGACCAGTCCCACAGGAATGGCCAGCAGGGGCAGGAAGAAGGGGAAATACCAACCCAGCAGGGCGAGTCCACCGCCGATGGCCGGGTAGGAGGCGGTGCCCAGGCTCAGAACGCTGCCGTTGTAGCCCATGGCGGTAGCCCGGCGATTGCCCTCGTAGAGGTCGCCGATGAGCGTCACGTTGAGAGCGCCAAGGGTGGCTCCGCCTACGCCCTGCAGGAAGCGTAGAGCCAGTAGCGTGGTGAAGTCGGCAGCGAAGGCGCATGCGGTGCCTGCCATTCCGAAGAGCAGCAGGGAGGGCACCAGGATGGGTTTGCGTCCCCAGCGGTCGGCCAGCACCCCGAGCACCGGCGTGAGCACGATGCCCGGAAGGGTGAAAGCGGTGATCAGCAGCCCGATCTGCTCATTGGAGACTTCAAGCACACGCGCCATCTTGGGTAGGGCCGGCGCGATGCTGGCCACCCCCATCACCGCCGACAGGGTAATGCCGAAGATGAGATAGAGGTTGAGGTCCTGTAGGAGGGACGGTTTTTGGCCAGGCTCAGGCTTCAGCGGAGGCGGACTGCGGATCTTCGGATTTCTTGTTGCGCGCCAGGTTGATAACCGAAACAACCGCGAAGATCATTCCAAGCATGGCCACAATGGAGGAACCGGCCGGAAAGTCGAAGTTGTAGGAGAAATTTAGTCCCAGGAAGCCTCCCAGCACGCTGATCAGCAGGGCGTTGACGATCACCCATGTGGTGTTGCGGGTGAGCATCATGCCGCAGACCGAGGGGATGATCAGGTAGGCGAAGACGGGAATGACGCCGCCGATTTCCACAGCGAATACTATGGCCAGTCCAATGGAGATGTAGAAGAGGAAATTCCAGAGGTTAAAAATGCCCACCTCCTCGTCCTCCTCCCGTTCGAAACGCTCGGTCAGGCGGAAAAACTGTTTGCGGAAGACCGCCTGGAGGATTCCAAGTACCCCGAAGACGCCCAGCAGCGTGTAGATCTCTTCCAGGTTTACAGCCAGGATATTTCCGAAGAGCACCTCCTGCACGGCCGAGTCGCCGTGGGCCGCCTTGGAAATGAGCAGCACCGTCACGGCTGAGGCGATGGCGTAAATAATGCCGATGATGGCCTCCTGTTTCAGGCGGTGGTCCCTGATCTTGATAAGTGACAGCAGGAAGGCTCCCACAATGGTGGCCGCAATGGGAATCCAGGTCTCGCCCAGACCCGCAAAGGCTGCCACGGCCACACCCAGCGAGGAGATCTGTCCCAGCGCCAGATCCACAAATACAATACCGCGCCGGACCACGTGCACCCCGAAGTAGGCAAGCAGAAGTCCGGTGATGACGGCCGCGATGAAAGCATAGGTCATGAAGGTCAAACTGAACATCTCAAACATGGGGTATACCTCGTACTTGGTTGAATAAAGGGTGCGCTTCTTTTGGAATCACTGCTGCGCCTGTTCGAGGGCCTCCACCAGCTTCCCGATATTGTAGTCGAAGAGGTCGAAGTAGTCTTCTATCTCCTCGTAGCCGCCCGTCATGGTCGAGAGCTGGACCAGCTGCGTGTCGGTGTTGCGCATCACCACCTGGGGCGAGTCGTTGCTGAAATAGGGGGAGTTGATGATCACGTTGATGTTGCGGGAGTTGACCAGCTCAATGATCTTGACCAGCTGGGAGGGGGTGGGCGGAATGCCGGGCTTGGGTTCCAGGAAGCCCGCGATCTCCAGTCCGAAGCGCTCCTCGAAGTAGACCCACTCGTTGTGATAGGCGATGATCTCGGTGCCCTGGTAGGGCGCCATCATGGACTGCCACTCCTTCATTTTCTCGTCTATGCGCTGCTTGAAATCCTCCAGGTTGGCGGCGTAGTCAGCCTCGTTGTCCGGGTCGATCTCCGCCAGGGTATTGTAGATGTTCTCGGCCACCTGCTTGCCGCGGATGGGGTCAAGCCAATAGTGAGGATTTCCATAGATGTGGATGTCGCCCTCGTCGCGGCTCACCTGGTCGGGCACCTGCTTGAGCTCGATACCCTCGGAGGCGTCCAGGTAGCCGGCGCTTCCGCGCTGGATATCGGCATTACGGGAGCTCTCCAGCAGGGATGGAGCCCAGCCGACCTCCAGGTCGAGTCCCACCTGCACGAACATGTCCGCCCGCGTGAGACGCACGATAAAGCTGGGCTTTGGATCGACGAAGTGGGGGTTTTGGTAGCCCTTGCCGATGGAGAAGACATCCACATGCTCGCCTCCCACATGGCGTGTGATGCTGGCAAGGTCGGGAAGGGTGGTGACCACGCGCAGCTGCGCCTGCGTGAGTCCGGCGCCTGCCGTCAGGAAGAGTAGCAGGGTGATCAGGCTGTTTCTGAGGAGATTGCGAAGTTTCATAAGAGGATCCTGGTTGTACTGAAAAAGGGTTTACGACGGGATGTGGTATGCTACCCGTTGTAGGCAACTGAACGGCCGCTAGTATTCATGGGCCCCGTGGGAACCTATGACAAAGACCCAGCGGAAGAGTCCGGAGAAGGCAGTGTCGCCGAAGTTGTTTTCTGTGGAGATACGGGGCCCAATTTCCAGCTTCTGGAATTCGGTGGCGTACCATCCCAGGTAGGCCGAGACGGCCTGCTCGGCCATGGCCGGGTTCTGCGGATTCTCCCCGTAGCTGTACATGCCGGTCAGATGCCATCGGCGTCCCAGCTGGTACCTGATCCAGGTGTACATGCCCCAGGCGTTCTCGTTGAGGTCCGGCTCAACGACCAGGTCGTTGTCCGGCTGCGGGCGCTCCAGGCGGCTGAAGAAGAATTCGGCCTGCCACTCGAAGGATTTGTAGGTGTTCATGCGCACCGGTTTCCAGATGTAGGTCAGGTTGACCCCGCCAAGCCGGGATCGCCCCCCGAACTCGTTATCGCCAACCGCGCCCGAGAAACCCAGCTCAAAGGTGGCGTTTTCGGTTAGAGACCAGAAGTTTTTCAGGTGGGCCGTCAGCTTGGGGTCGTTCTCCTCGCTGTAGGCGAAAAGGGGGGAATTCCCGGGGCCCCGCGTCACGTCTACAATCAGCTCCTGGTAGAAGCTCTGATTGGGAATAAGCCAGCTCAGCGAGGCGCCCTGGTCGATCATCGCCTCGCCCATAAAAGACTCATAGGCCACGGGCACGTCAATGACAGGAAGGGCGTGGCGGTGTGTGAGGTTCATGCGGCCGAACTGCTGGCGGAATTTGCCCACTTTGAGTTGCAGGTTGAGAGGCAGGCTGAGTGTGCGCAGGTAGGCCTCCTCCAGGTGCAGGTGTAGGTCGCCTCCTTCGCCCTCCAGCACCGGGAAGAATTCGGCCCGTGCGTAGGGATCGATGACCGAGCTGAAGTTGATTTCCATGCTGTTGACGTAGGCGTCCCAGTTCCGCTCACCCTCGCTGTGATAGCGGGTCTGGAAATCGCCGATAACGCTGATATCGGGGTTGGTGGTGGCGGTGGCACTGCGCCCTGACTGGCCCGACTGACCGGAGGCCTGCGTGTCATTTTCCTGGCTGTTCATCTGCTGCTGAATGGACTGCAGCAGGGTGTCGGTTTGGGTGGAGTCCTGGGCTTGAACAGGCTGGGCGAGGCAGAAAAGAAGAATTCCTGCGGTGCATACGGATAAAAAACGGTTGGATAACATCGTATAGGCGTGTAAAGTTAGTGAAAGGGCAATGGACATACGGATGGAATCGGGGACGGGGGATGATGGGCCGTTTGTCTAGACGGTGACAGGCGGAGACCTGGCAGGCGGGAGGCAAACCGGGGATACGACAGCTGAGCGATCAATGGCGGGCGGCTGCCACGCGGAAACGGCGAAGGGGATTGGGGTAGATCCGACCGATGGCCGGTCCATCTTGGAAATCTTGGCGCAAATGGGGCAGAGGTCGGTGTCTACGGTCAGGCATTGTCCCGTATCGACGCCCTTGGAAGGGTGGTGCCAGCTCAGGTGGTCATGGGAGTGGAGCGTGGAGGCGGACAGCAGAATCCCCATGGAAAGTATGAAGATCGGTACGACATATGTTCGTAGACCGTCATTAAACATGAAACCACCTGCTCCAAGGTATTGGTCTTAGACCTGGACCGCAAGAAGGCTGCAGGTTCGGAAATGCAGTCTCCTTTTAAAAATAGACGCGATAGAGCAGGGAAACGTTCCGGCCAGGCTCAGGCACCAGCTCCTTGATGCGCGAAAGGTGGCTATGGTAGGCGGTGTTGAGCAGGTTGTCCACATCTAAAGAAAGGGCATGCAGCAGACCGCTGGTATCAAACAGGTACTGAAGCGAGCCTCCGACGAGCAAGTAGCCGTCCGTCGCTGTTTCAAATTCTCCCGTCCGGTCCTGCCGGTTTGCCACATCCGTGCGCAGTGCTGCCTGGAAACCACCCGCAGCATACCTCAGCTCCAGCGATCCCTTCAGGGGGGGGATCATGGGCAGGGGGGTCCAATGCTCGTTTCCCCCGTGCGGTTCCCCGGCCGCGTCCGCCTCCCTGCGGGCGAAGGTATAGCCGGCAGAGGCTCTCAAGGCCAGCCGAGGTGAGAGGGGGGTTTCAAAACCAAACTCGGCACCGGTAAAGCGTGCAGGAACCCCCGTAAACTGATAGACGTCAAGCGTGGGGAAGCGACTGCTTTGCCTGCCGGTGTTGCGTGGGTAGATATAGTTGGGAAAGCGGTTATGGTAGAGGCTAAGGTCAGCGCTTGTCGCATTCATCTCGTAACGCAGGAAGAGCTCACTTCCCATCCCCCGTTCCGCCTCCAGGTCCGGATTCCCGACTTCGAAGGAATAAGAGGCCAGGTGCGGGCCTTCGGAGTAGAGCTCTTCCTGGGACGGGGCCCGGAAGGAGTGCATGAATACGCCGCCAAGCTGCCAGTGGTCGGCGGCATGCCAGGTGAGCGATAGCGAGCTGGCCAGCGCGGCAAAGCTTCTCGAACGGATGTGTCCAATGGCAGAACCGGTATTCTCCTCTTCGGGATAGGTGTGCACGTAATCGGCCCTCAGGCCGGCGTCCCAGTGCAGGGAACCGGTCCGGGCTGTTTCGATCCAGTAGGCCGACAGTGCGGAGGAGACGGAATTGGGAGTATTGGTCCCGTTAACTGCGTAGTCCCGCTGCTCTCCCCACAGGCCGATGCTGCCCTCCTCCAGAAGTCCGTGGCTGCCATGGCGAAGCTCGCCCGAGAAGTTCGTGGTCAGCAGCCCGAACTCCGTACCGATGCCGCCACCCGATTCGATTTCCCGGTGGTAATAGTTCTTATGGGATACGTTCCATTCCAGCGTATGGAAGAAGCGCTCATCCATGAACCGTTCTCCGCGTCCGTCCAGCTGCATCTTGTGCATCTCTATATGTACACCGTCGGGGTGTCCGCCATTGGGATCCGGAGGTATGCCGTAACGGGAGAGGTAGACGCTGCCCGCCCCTCCCGCATAGCCCCAGGGGCGGACCAGGCTGACACCCAGCGCATTACTGGAGGTCAGCAGCCCGGAATTGGACAGCGTGCCCTCCGGCGTGCGCACGTTGCTTGTGCCCCGCAGGTTGGCGTCGACCTGCACGGAGAAGTTGCCCAGCGGGAAACTTGCTTCCAGTCCGCTGGCCCGGCCCCGGTTGACGGTCTCCCCTTGTAGACTCAGGGTACCGAAAAAACCGTCCGGCAGCTCGGGACTGATCTGGTTGCGGACCACATTGACCACCCCGCCGATGGCGTTGGACCCGTAGGCGAGAGCTGAGGGTCCCCTGGCGATTTCGATCTGCTCGGCGGCCATGGGGTCGACCGTCACCGCATGGTCGGCCGACTGGGAAGAAACGTCGCCCGTCCGTTCCCCGTCCTGCAGGATAAGCAGGCGTTCTCCGCCGAGCCCCCGGAGTACGGGACGCGAGGGGGCGGAGCCCATGGAACGGGAGCTGAGCCCGGGCAGGTCCTCCATCGTCTCAGCGAGCGTGGCGCCCAGGTTCTTGCGGAGCTCGCTGCCGTAGAGCCGGCGGGAGGCATGGGCAATACCGGAACCCTCCGCCCGGCCCCGGTCCCCGGTGACCTCTACCGAACCGGCACTCAGGGGGGATACCTGCAGGGTAAGCTCTATTCGGAGCGTATCGGAATCTGGGATGTCCACCTGCCGGCTCTGGGTACGGTAGCCGATGCGGTAGGCGGTGAGGGTATAGCTTCCGGGAGGTACGTTCAGAATGCGGAAGGTGCCGTCGGCGCGGGCTGTAGCGGTCCTGCTGGCCTCCTCAAGGTGCAGGTAGACGAATCCCAGGGGTTCACCCGTGTCGCGGTCGAATACAATCCCCCGGATGTGGCCGGCAGTCTGAGATTCAGAAACGGCGGTATGCTGGCCTGCGGCCGGCCATGCAAAAAAGCATATCAGCAGAGCAAGGGTAAGCGATCGGTATATCATGGGAGATCTTCGGTAAGGAGTAATGGGAACTCCGGGTAAATAATGGGGGAGGGCTTGACCCTCCCCCGTGAAGATGTGTCTCAGGAGTTGACTTCGACCGGAATGTCGTCGGTGTCGAAATCGGAGTGATTGTTGTGGTAGAGACTGAACACAATGGAGGTGGTGCCGGCCGCTTCTCCGTGCACGTGGAAGCGCCATTTGCCGTCCTCGTCATGCTGCTCGACCTCAGCCACTGTGGGATCCTCCACATCGAAGTTCAGGGAGTATTCGGGCTCATCGGGCTGGAACTGGTCCCCGTCTTCCGACAGGAAAAAGATGGATATGAGGGCCGTTTCCTCGCCTTCGTTCAGCGTAATGCCGCCGGTCACCTGGCCGTTTTCGTAGCGTGCGATTTCCTCGCCGTTCAGCATGAGCACGGCGCCCACGGGTTCTTCGTGGTGCTCTTCCTCGCTGTCGGCAGGATTGGAACAGGCGGCAACGGTGGTAAGCAGCACAAGTACAGTAAGGGTAATGCGGTTATTGGTAGAGAATTTCATGGCTCAACTATATAGAGATTACGCCGGGCAGCCCTGGCCTTCTGGCCGGATGAACGGGCATAGAGGATTGTCAATGAAACCCGGCAGGGGGTAGTGGGAAATGCTATTGACCTGAGCCGAATGGAGGGGAGCGTCCTCTCAGGATAAGCTGGAAAGGTCCGCTGAGCTGGTGGGAATCAGCCAGCAGCGTGTGCTGGTTGTCGCTCCCGGGGAAGGGAACCGAAACAGAAGGGGGGAGCTGGACCTTCTGAATATAGGCGCAAATAGGGCAGTGCGAAAAATCCTTCTCGACACTGTGCTCGATGCCCGGGTGGTTGCTCTCGTGCACGCTGGCCTGTATGGCGCTGTGCGAGTGGACCGTGGACAGGCTGAGACTGAGGCTTATCAGCCCGATGAAAAGAAGGGATATGGCGGAATGCTGTTTGATCATGGGTCCGTTCGGAGCAACCCCAAGCTAGCTGATTTGCCGGGCATGCGCAAGTGTGCGAA contains these protein-coding regions:
- a CDS encoding MFS transporter, which encodes MFRLSTWRATRNPKIRSPPPLKPEPGQKPSLLQDLNLYLIFGITLSAVMGVASIAPALPKMARVLEVSNEQIGLLITAFTLPGIVLTPVLGVLADRWGRKPILVPSLLLFGMAGTACAFAADFTTLLALRFLQGVGGATLGALNVTLIGDLYEGNRRATAMGYNGSVLSLGTASYPAIGGGLALLGWYFPFFLPLLAIPVGLVVLRYLDNPEPSNGERMGDYLSEVWRSLQSTKVLGLFSANFLTFIMLYGGYLTFLPILLDERFGLSSLAIGLFLSGSSVVTAVTSSQLGRLTRRFAEDRLILAAAVIYLGVFLSIPFMEEAWMLTLPIMFFGLAQGINIPSILNLLTHQAPTRYRAAFLSVNWMVLRGGQALGPFLLGLIYGLFSLEGTFYASAGAALLFVFVAMLLIRE
- a CDS encoding metal ABC transporter permease, translating into MFEMFSLTFMTYAFIAAVITGLLLAYFGVHVVRRGIVFVDLALGQISSLGVAVAAFAGLGETWIPIAATIVGAFLLSLIKIRDHRLKQEAIIGIIYAIASAVTVLLISKAAHGDSAVQEVLFGNILAVNLEEIYTLLGVFGVLGILQAVFRKQFFRLTERFEREEDEEVGIFNLWNFLFYISIGLAIVFAVEIGGVIPVFAYLIIPSVCGMMLTRNTTWVIVNALLISVLGGFLGLNFSYNFDFPAGSSIVAMLGMIFAVVSVINLARNKKSEDPQSASAEA
- a CDS encoding metal ABC transporter substrate-binding protein, with amino-acid sequence MKLRNLLRNSLITLLLFLTAGAGLTQAQLRVVTTLPDLASITRHVGGEHVDVFSIGKGYQNPHFVDPKPSFIVRLTRADMFVQVGLDLEVGWAPSLLESSRNADIQRGSAGYLDASEGIELKQVPDQVSRDEGDIHIYGNPHYWLDPIRGKQVAENIYNTLAEIDPDNEADYAANLEDFKQRIDEKMKEWQSMMAPYQGTEIIAYHNEWVYFEERFGLEIAGFLEPKPGIPPTPSQLVKIIELVNSRNINVIINSPYFSNDSPQVVMRNTDTQLVQLSTMTGGYEEIEDYFDLFDYNIGKLVEALEQAQQ
- a CDS encoding TonB-dependent receptor encodes the protein MIYRSLTLALLICFFAWPAAGQHTAVSESQTAGHIRGIVFDRDTGEPLGFVYLHLEEASRTATARADGTFRILNVPPGSYTLTAYRIGYRTQSRQVDIPDSDTLRIELTLQVSPLSAGSVEVTGDRGRAEGSGIAHASRRLYGSELRKNLGATLAETMEDLPGLSSRSMGSAPSRPVLRGLGGERLLILQDGERTGDVSSQSADHAVTVDPMAAEQIEIARGPSALAYGSNAIGGVVNVVRNQISPELPDGFFGTLSLQGETVNRGRASGLEASFPLGNFSVQVDANLRGTSNVRTPEGTLSNSGLLTSSNALGVSLVRPWGYAGGAGSVYLSRYGIPPDPNGGHPDGVHIEMHKMQLDGRGERFMDERFFHTLEWNVSHKNYYHREIESGGGIGTEFGLLTTNFSGELRHGSHGLLEEGSIGLWGEQRDYAVNGTNTPNSVSSALSAYWIETARTGSLHWDAGLRADYVHTYPEEENTGSAIGHIRSRSFAALASSLSLTWHAADHWQLGGVFMHSFRAPSQEELYSEGPHLASYSFEVGNPDLEAERGMGSELFLRYEMNATSADLSLYHNRFPNYIYPRNTGRQSSRFPTLDVYQFTGVPARFTGAEFGFETPLSPRLALRASAGYTFARREADAAGEPHGGNEHWTPLPMIPPLKGSLELRYAAGGFQAALRTDVANRQDRTGEFETATDGYLLVGGSLQYLFDTSGLLHALSLDVDNLLNTAYHSHLSRIKELVPEPGRNVSLLYRVYF